Within the Streptomyces sp. YIM 121038 genome, the region CTGCCCCGCGTGGGCCGGTCGCGCAGGAGCAGTCCGGGCTTGGCGGTGACCTTGCCCTTGTAGCTGCGGGGGTGCTCGTTGCCCTCGGCGGCGAGGGCCGGGGCGGTGGCCAGCGTGGTGGCGGCGAGCGCGCCGCCGGCGACGGCTATGCCGACGCGGACGGCGAGGGAGCGGGGGCGCAGGGCCATGGGGGTCTCCTCGGGGGAGTGGGATGGACGGCCGTTGCACAGGCCGCGATTCACGCTAAAAGCGACACCCGGCCACCGCAAAAGGTCACGTACGGTCAGACGTTCCCGTCAGGCCCGGACTTCGTCCTGCTCGTCCCCCGGGAGCCGCTCGGCGCCCGGCAGCGTGAGCGTGGCGACCGCTCCCGTGCCTTGCTCCACATTGGTGAAGGCGAGGGTCGCCCCGACCACCCGCGCCTGGCCGAGCGCGATGGTCAGACCGAGGCCGTGGCCCTTGGTGGTGCCCTCGGTGCGGAAGCGCTGCGGGCCGTGTTCCACCAGGTAGCCGGGGAAGCCGGGGCCGTGGTCCCGCACGGTGATCACCGGCCCGTCCACGGTCAGGGACACCGGCGGCGCCCCGTGCTTGACGGCGTTCGCCACGAGGTTGCCGAGCACCCGCTCCAGGCGCCGCCCGTCGCTCTCCACCATGAGGTCGCGTACGACGGTCACCTCCACCTCGGCGCCCGAGGCGCGCACCACGCGCTCCGCCAGTGGAGCGAGCCGCACCGCGTCCAGGTCCACGCGTTCGTTGCGCGCGTCGAGCCGGGAGATCTCCAGAAGGTCCTCGGTGAGCGTGCGCAGGGCGGCCACCCGGTCCCTGACCAGCTCGGTCGGGCGGCCCGGCGGCAGCAGCTCGGCCGCCGCGTGCAGACCGGTCAGCGGGGTGCGCAGCTCGTGCGCCACGTCCGCGGTGAACCGCTGCTCGCTCAGGAGCTTGCCCTGGAGCGAGGAGGCCATGGTGTCCAGGGCCCCGGAGACCGTGGCCACCTCGTCCTGGTGGCGGCCGGGGTCGCGGGTGCGCGGGTCGTGCACGCGCGCGTCCAGGTCGCCCGCGCTGATGCGGCGCGCGACCCGGGCCGTCAGATGCAGGCGCCGCGTCACGCGCGTCACCGCGAACGCCCCGACCAGCAGGGTCGCGCCGATCGCGAGCACGGACGAGCCCAGGATCGCCCGGTCGAGGCCGTCGATGGTGCGGGCGCCCTGGGCGTAGTCGACCTCCACGGCGATCGCCCGGCCGCCGTCGGCGGGCCCCGCCGCCCACACCGTGGGCGTCCGGTCGTGGTCGCCGACCATCGTGCCGCGCTCCCCGCCCACGGCGAGGTCGCGCAGGCGGCCCGGCAGGCCCGGCGGGTCGATGCCCGCGCCCGGGCCGAGGCGGCCGCCCGCCTCGTACTGCTTGGTGGCGTCGTCGAGCCGGGACAGGGCGCGCTCGCGGGCCTGGCCCACGGTCTGGTTGGTCACCGC harbors:
- a CDS encoding SH3 domain-containing protein, which codes for MALRPRSLAVRVGIAVAGGALAATTLATAPALAAEGNEHPRSYKGKVTAKPGLLLRDRPTRGSKVVRYEPYGKIVHIFCKTRGEHVQGNDRWYLLTDGTWAWGAAHYIANIGPAPRWC
- a CDS encoding ATP-binding protein, with amino-acid sequence MTGLNGPRRPRLPLRLPAWTATLTWKAAVFIAVMCCALAALLGVLVHVAVTNQTVGQARERALSRLDDATKQYEAGGRLGPGAGIDPPGLPGRLRDLAVGGERGTMVGDHDRTPTVWAAGPADGGRAIAVEVDYAQGARTIDGLDRAILGSSVLAIGATLLVGAFAVTRVTRRLHLTARVARRISAGDLDARVHDPRTRDPGRHQDEVATVSGALDTMASSLQGKLLSEQRFTADVAHELRTPLTGLHAAAELLPPGRPTELVRDRVAALRTLTEDLLEISRLDARNERVDLDAVRLAPLAERVVRASGAEVEVTVVRDLMVESDGRRLERVLGNLVANAVKHGAPPVSLTVDGPVITVRDHGPGFPGYLVEHGPQRFRTEGTTKGHGLGLTIALGQARVVGATLAFTNVEQGTGAVATLTLPGAERLPGDEQDEVRA